A stretch of Priestia aryabhattai DNA encodes these proteins:
- a CDS encoding ABC-F family ATP-binding cassette domain-containing protein, with the protein MITVSNVSLRFGDRKLFEDVNIKFTPGNCYGLIGANGAGKSTFLKILSGEIESQTGDVHMGPGERLAVLKQNHFEYEDQEVMKTVIMGHARLYEVMQEKDAIYMKADFTDEDGMKAAELEGEFAELNGWEAESEAAILLKGLGISEDLHTKKLAELTGSEKVKVLLAQALFGKPDVLLLDEPTNNLDIQAIQWLEEFLINFENTVIVVSHDRHFLNKVCTHIADLDFSKIQIYVGNYDFWYESSQLAQKMASDANKKKEEKIKELQNFIARFSANASKSKQATSRKKLLDKISLDDIRPSSRRYPYVNFTPEREIGNDVLRVEGLTKTIDGVKVLDNVSFIMNKDDKIALVGRNELANSTLMKILMGEMEADSGTYKWGVTTSQSFFPKDNSEYFENGDLTLVDWLRQYSPNDQSESFLRGFLGRMLFSGEEVLKKANVLSGGEKVRCMLSKMMLSGSNVLLLDDPTNHLDLESITALNNGLISYKGSMIFTSHDHQFVETIANRVIEITPNGVIDKQTTYDEYLEDSDLQKQVASMYA; encoded by the coding sequence ATGATTACAGTTAGTAATGTAAGTTTACGATTTGGCGACCGAAAGTTATTTGAAGATGTGAATATTAAGTTCACGCCTGGTAACTGTTATGGATTAATCGGCGCAAACGGTGCTGGAAAATCAACGTTTTTAAAAATTTTATCTGGTGAAATTGAATCTCAGACTGGTGATGTACATATGGGCCCTGGCGAACGCCTTGCTGTCTTAAAACAGAACCACTTCGAATATGAAGATCAAGAAGTTATGAAAACCGTTATTATGGGGCACGCTCGCCTTTATGAAGTGATGCAAGAAAAAGATGCTATTTATATGAAAGCAGACTTCACAGATGAAGACGGAATGAAAGCAGCTGAGCTTGAAGGTGAATTTGCTGAATTAAACGGTTGGGAAGCAGAATCGGAAGCAGCTATTCTTTTAAAAGGATTAGGTATTTCTGAAGATCTTCACACAAAAAAATTGGCTGAACTAACAGGTAGTGAAAAAGTAAAAGTGCTTCTTGCACAAGCGTTATTCGGAAAACCTGATGTATTACTTTTAGATGAGCCTACGAATAACTTGGATATTCAAGCAATTCAATGGTTAGAAGAGTTCTTAATTAACTTTGAAAACACAGTCATTGTTGTATCGCATGACCGTCACTTCTTAAATAAAGTATGTACGCACATTGCTGATCTTGACTTCAGTAAAATCCAAATCTACGTTGGTAACTATGATTTCTGGTATGAATCAAGTCAATTAGCACAAAAAATGGCGTCAGATGCTAATAAGAAAAAAGAAGAAAAAATTAAAGAGCTACAAAACTTTATCGCTCGTTTCAGCGCAAATGCATCGAAATCAAAACAAGCAACGTCTCGTAAAAAATTGCTTGATAAAATTTCATTAGATGACATCCGCCCTTCTTCTCGTCGTTATCCATACGTAAACTTCACGCCGGAACGTGAAATTGGAAATGACGTACTTCGCGTTGAAGGTCTAACAAAAACAATTGATGGCGTAAAAGTACTTGATAACGTAAGCTTTATTATGAATAAAGATGACAAAATTGCTCTTGTAGGCCGCAATGAACTTGCAAATTCCACATTAATGAAGATTTTAATGGGCGAAATGGAAGCAGACAGCGGTACGTACAAATGGGGTGTGACAACGTCTCAGTCATTCTTCCCTAAAGATAACTCCGAGTACTTTGAAAACGGAGACTTGACCTTAGTAGACTGGCTGCGTCAGTATTCACCTAATGACCAAAGCGAAAGCTTCTTACGCGGTTTCTTAGGTAGAATGCTATTCTCTGGTGAAGAAGTATTGAAAAAAGCAAACGTTCTTTCCGGAGGAGAAAAAGTTCGCTGTATGCTTTCTAAAATGATGCTAAGCGGTTCAAACGTTCTTTTACTAGACGATCCTACGAATCACCTTGACTTAGAATCAATCACGGCACTAAACAATGGACTTATCAGCTATAAAGGTTCAATGATTTTCACATCTCATGACCATCAGTTCGTTGAAACGATTGCAAATCGTGTGATTGAAATTACGCCAAATGGAGTAATTGACAAACAAACAACGTATGATGAATATTTAGAAGACAGCGACCTTCAAAAACAAGTAGCTAGCATGTACGCTTAA
- a CDS encoding spore germination protein: protein MKVKKWKSKIRQLGNHTNEKQNKQESVPQDSTNHFTDDFTLNLEVLRKEIGHNSDVHFRDFIIGRTDIQAAIIFVEGLSDKDLIDKHILASLMADFSAEYQQGQPYVKENLSKQFIKSQVLSISDVEEVHSIKDLTSKVLTGSTALLIDGLSRALILGTTKVKTRTIEEPVSEALVRGPRVGFTESLSDNTSLLRGNGDIENLSLVKFQVGKRSKKDLVVAYIKEVVDPQLVKEVEKRIKKIDVDNVPESGYVEQLIEDNYLSPFPQVQNTERPDRVIAALMEGRVAILLDGTPFALIAPVTFSMMLQSPEDYYERWIPGTFIRFLRYIAVVLSLFTPALYIAFISFHPGLIPTKLAISIIGTRSGVPFPALIEALFMEVAIEILREAGLRLPKPIGPAMGIVGGLIIGEAAVQAGIVSPILVIIVALTAISSFAIPQYSVGITLRILRFVAMLCASILGLYGVILFFLFMMSHLVKLKSFGVPYMSPAVPYRLSEWKDLMVRMPLMMMKRRPKMMHTKDPLRKG from the coding sequence ATGAAAGTGAAGAAATGGAAATCCAAAATTAGACAACTAGGAAACCATACTAACGAAAAGCAAAACAAACAGGAATCTGTACCTCAAGATTCAACTAATCATTTTACTGATGATTTCACTTTAAATCTAGAAGTACTTAGAAAAGAAATTGGTCATAACTCAGATGTTCATTTTAGGGATTTTATTATAGGACGTACCGATATTCAGGCAGCTATTATTTTTGTAGAGGGACTATCAGATAAAGATCTTATTGATAAACATATTTTGGCATCATTGATGGCTGATTTTTCAGCAGAATACCAACAGGGACAGCCATATGTAAAAGAAAACCTTTCAAAGCAATTTATTAAAAGCCAAGTATTATCAATCAGTGATGTAGAAGAGGTTCATTCTATTAAAGATTTAACATCAAAAGTCTTAACAGGCTCTACTGCGCTTTTGATTGACGGGTTATCACGTGCATTAATTCTTGGTACAACTAAAGTAAAAACAAGGACGATTGAAGAGCCGGTATCAGAAGCCTTAGTGAGAGGTCCACGGGTAGGCTTCACTGAATCTTTAAGTGATAACACATCTCTTTTAAGAGGAAATGGGGATATTGAGAATTTGTCGCTAGTGAAATTCCAAGTAGGAAAGCGTTCTAAAAAAGACCTTGTTGTCGCTTACATAAAAGAGGTCGTTGATCCACAATTAGTAAAAGAGGTAGAAAAACGGATTAAGAAAATTGATGTTGATAATGTTCCAGAATCAGGTTATGTCGAACAACTTATTGAAGATAATTATCTTAGTCCTTTTCCTCAGGTACAGAACACCGAGCGTCCTGACCGTGTAATTGCTGCTTTGATGGAAGGGCGAGTAGCAATTTTATTAGATGGAACCCCTTTTGCTTTGATTGCTCCGGTTACATTCAGCATGATGTTACAGTCACCCGAAGATTATTATGAAAGGTGGATTCCTGGCACGTTCATTCGTTTCCTTCGTTATATTGCAGTAGTTCTTTCTCTTTTTACCCCGGCTTTGTATATTGCTTTTATCTCGTTTCATCCAGGGCTAATTCCGACTAAGTTAGCTATTTCTATTATAGGAACGAGATCTGGGGTTCCCTTTCCAGCTCTTATCGAAGCGCTATTTATGGAAGTAGCTATTGAAATTTTGAGGGAAGCCGGACTCCGGTTACCAAAGCCAATTGGTCCTGCAATGGGGATTGTCGGTGGGTTAATCATTGGAGAAGCTGCTGTTCAGGCAGGGATCGTTAGCCCCATTTTGGTAATTATAGTGGCGTTAACTGCAATTTCATCGTTTGCCATTCCTCAGTACAGTGTAGGGATTACATTGCGTATTCTTCGCTTTGTGGCCATGCTTTGTGCTTCCATTCTTGGGCTATATGGCGTTATTTTATTTTTCCTTTTCATGATGAGTCATTTGGTGAAACTAAAAAGTTTTGGCGTACCTTATATGAGTCCTGCTGTCCCTTATCGTTTAAGCGAATGGAAAGACTTGATGGTCCGTATGCCTCTTATGATGATGAAACGACGTCCAAAGATGATGCATACCAAAGATCCTTTACGAAAAGGGTAG
- a CDS encoding spore germination protein yields the protein MKGSEPWVMINSNDRITTSQASVVVINFILGTGILSLPRAAAEKVKTPDIWLSVILGGIIAMIAGVIMVKLSQRFPEKTFYQYSQEIVGKWIGKLFGFFVTGYFLVLGGFHARALAEVTGYLLLEGTPKWAIIMPFMWASLYLIRGGINPIARLFDIILPITVILFLLVAFMSIKIFEIDNLRPVLGEGIIPVLKGVKTTALAFTGPEIMLLILAFMKEPHKAVKAVLVGVMIPLCLYVIAVVMVIGALSVDGVVTRTWPTLDLIRSFELTGLIFERFDSLLLVVWIMQMFTCFNIGHYSASLGLSQLFQKDIRLFMYGLLPIIYLISMIPKTINDVFKLGDMIGNVALVLFGALPLLLLIISKVKGVKYETNV from the coding sequence ATGAAAGGAAGTGAACCATGGGTAATGATCAATTCAAACGATCGTATCACCACATCTCAAGCATCTGTGGTTGTTATCAATTTTATACTTGGAACAGGGATTCTCAGTTTGCCACGGGCAGCTGCAGAAAAAGTGAAAACACCTGATATTTGGTTAAGTGTTATTTTAGGTGGGATAATCGCCATGATAGCGGGAGTAATCATGGTGAAATTAAGTCAACGGTTTCCTGAAAAAACCTTTTATCAATACAGTCAAGAAATTGTGGGGAAATGGATAGGAAAGCTATTTGGTTTCTTCGTTACGGGTTATTTTTTAGTACTTGGTGGTTTTCATGCCCGTGCATTGGCAGAAGTAACAGGATATCTATTGTTGGAAGGAACCCCTAAATGGGCTATTATTATGCCCTTTATGTGGGCAAGTCTCTATCTAATCAGAGGGGGGATAAATCCAATTGCTCGTCTGTTCGACATTATATTACCTATCACAGTTATTCTTTTCTTGTTAGTAGCGTTTATGAGTATCAAAATATTTGAAATAGATAATCTGCGCCCGGTACTAGGGGAGGGCATCATCCCTGTACTGAAAGGGGTAAAGACAACCGCTCTCGCATTCACAGGTCCTGAAATTATGCTGCTAATACTGGCATTTATGAAAGAGCCGCACAAAGCAGTAAAAGCTGTGCTGGTTGGCGTTATGATTCCTTTGTGCCTTTATGTCATTGCAGTCGTGATGGTTATCGGAGCGTTATCAGTGGATGGAGTCGTCACGAGAACATGGCCAACCCTTGATCTCATACGAAGTTTTGAGCTAACTGGGTTAATCTTTGAACGATTTGATTCCTTGTTGCTCGTAGTATGGATTATGCAGATGTTTACTTGCTTTAATATCGGTCACTATAGCGCTTCTTTAGGCCTATCACAACTTTTCCAGAAGGATATTCGTCTATTTATGTATGGTTTACTTCCCATTATTTATCTTATTTCCATGATTCCTAAAACTATCAATGATGTGTTTAAACTAGGAGATATGATTGGCAATGTTGCCTTGGTTTTATTTGGCGCTTTGCCGCTGCTTCTTCTCATCATTTCAAAAGTAAAGGGAGTAAAGTATGAAACAAACGTATAA
- a CDS encoding Ger(x)C family spore germination protein — translation MKQTYNHVQFLMVLLSVLLLLPLTSCWSSHEIEEQSLGVGMAFDKAKESIIEKELDEQGEGYPKKNLITSTYQLITPQVASSATKQGGSQPKPYVNVSGTGDSPFQMLRELSLSSDTPLTSPHMKVMVISGALARAYSLEQLVDQNLRNNDFRPSCLVFISKGRASDTLESKTAGEIPAFHLYGMIDNTYRTTRILPPMPLIKLASKIQSGSSFLLQNVLSANGEIKFAGAAIIKGKTNKMIGFLNEEELDGLTWITGKGKGGLVKTFDKKTSQLIVYEIESMKSHIEPHVRGNNISFDVHIESEGRLSENWVVSGNPLKNQFLQKAQKTSEKKVKHLVRNTVEKMQKEYKVDVAGFGNQLRIKRPRVWMRVKDNWDQTFSEVPINYDVKLIIKDYGTSGSKK, via the coding sequence ATGAAACAAACGTATAATCATGTACAGTTCTTAATGGTTTTGCTTTCTGTTCTTTTGCTCTTGCCTCTAACAAGTTGTTGGAGCAGTCATGAAATTGAAGAGCAAAGTTTAGGGGTAGGTATGGCATTTGATAAAGCTAAGGAGTCCATAATTGAAAAAGAATTGGATGAGCAAGGAGAAGGGTATCCCAAAAAGAACCTAATTACTTCAACCTACCAACTGATCACTCCCCAGGTGGCAAGTTCAGCCACTAAACAAGGAGGTTCCCAACCGAAACCTTACGTAAATGTGTCTGGAACAGGAGATTCTCCTTTCCAAATGCTTCGTGAATTGTCTTTGAGCAGTGACACTCCTTTAACCAGTCCTCATATGAAAGTGATGGTTATCAGCGGGGCCCTTGCACGGGCGTACAGTTTAGAACAATTAGTGGATCAAAATCTTCGTAACAATGATTTTAGACCTAGTTGTCTTGTGTTTATTAGTAAAGGGAGAGCCAGCGACACATTAGAATCAAAAACAGCAGGAGAGATCCCAGCTTTTCATCTGTATGGAATGATAGACAATACATATCGAACAACACGAATTTTACCGCCTATGCCGCTTATTAAATTAGCGAGCAAGATTCAATCAGGGTCTAGTTTTCTGTTGCAAAATGTATTATCAGCAAATGGAGAAATCAAATTTGCTGGTGCTGCCATAATTAAAGGGAAAACAAACAAAATGATTGGTTTTTTGAATGAAGAAGAACTAGATGGTCTGACTTGGATCACAGGAAAAGGGAAAGGAGGGCTAGTGAAAACCTTTGATAAAAAGACCAGTCAGCTGATCGTATATGAAATAGAATCTATGAAAAGTCATATTGAACCTCATGTTAGAGGAAATAATATCTCTTTTGATGTACATATTGAATCAGAGGGACGGCTGTCTGAAAATTGGGTGGTCTCCGGAAACCCTTTAAAAAACCAATTTTTACAGAAGGCGCAAAAAACTTCAGAAAAAAAAGTGAAGCATCTCGTAAGAAACACAGTAGAAAAAATGCAAAAAGAATATAAAGTCGATGTGGCCGGATTCGGAAATCAATTGAGAATTAAGAGGCCTAGGGTATGGATGAGGGTCAAAGACAATTGGGATCAAACGTTTAGTGAAGTACCGATTAACTATGATGTGAAATTAATAATTAAAGATTATGGAACGTCAGGATCAAAAAAGTGA
- a CDS encoding YtoQ family protein: MNLTVYLAGQIHDNWRDEIKNQAEQLNLPLTFVGPMADHDRSDNIGEEILGKQPNAVLKDEAASQINNLRTQVLLKKSDVVIALFGEKYKQWNSAMDAATAISLDKPLILVRPEKLHHPLKELSNKAQVVVETPEQALQALAYIFE; this comes from the coding sequence ATGAACTTAACTGTATACCTTGCCGGGCAAATTCACGATAACTGGCGAGACGAAATTAAAAACCAAGCGGAGCAATTAAACCTTCCCCTTACGTTTGTTGGTCCGATGGCAGACCATGACCGCTCCGACAACATTGGAGAAGAAATTTTAGGAAAACAGCCTAACGCTGTTTTAAAAGATGAAGCTGCTTCCCAAATTAATAATTTACGTACGCAGGTGCTGCTGAAAAAATCTGATGTGGTCATTGCTTTATTTGGCGAAAAATACAAGCAGTGGAACAGCGCAATGGATGCTGCGACAGCCATTTCATTAGATAAACCGCTAATTTTGGTTCGCCCTGAAAAACTGCACCACCCGCTTAAAGAACTGTCAAACAAAGCGCAAGTTGTAGTCGAAACGCCGGAACAGGCTCTTCAAGCGCTTGCTTATATTTTTGAATAA
- a CDS encoding ABC transporter ATP-binding protein: protein MTETVLQVDHVSKVIGKKTILHDVSLSVKRGEIFGLLGPNGSGKTTLIRTVVGLIKETKGTITVNGFPLKEQFTSAMKSIGAIIENPEFYDYLTGYQNLKHFANMHEGITSERLDEVIALVKLENSIHAKVKTYSLGMRQRLGVAQAILHKPALLLLDEPTNGLDPAGMREFRTYLQTLCTEEGISILIASHLLKEVEALCDRVGIIQDGELKAIQDLSPNRQDQGMYVEFEVSDAQKAVDLLTQEFEVTMRSDIIDVAIVKEQIPAVNRKLVDSDILVYRITPVYETLEDSFMSVTEGEHHA, encoded by the coding sequence ATGACAGAAACAGTGCTACAAGTAGATCATGTCAGTAAAGTAATTGGGAAGAAAACCATTTTGCATGATGTATCCTTATCCGTTAAGCGCGGTGAGATTTTTGGGTTGCTTGGTCCAAATGGTTCTGGTAAAACAACGCTAATTCGAACGGTAGTAGGGCTGATTAAAGAAACAAAGGGAACGATTACCGTCAATGGCTTTCCTTTAAAAGAACAGTTTACATCAGCTATGAAATCAATTGGAGCGATTATTGAAAACCCTGAGTTTTATGATTATCTGACGGGCTATCAAAATTTAAAACACTTTGCTAATATGCATGAAGGGATCACATCAGAACGTTTGGATGAAGTGATTGCTTTAGTAAAGCTTGAAAACAGCATTCATGCAAAAGTGAAGACGTATTCTCTTGGAATGAGACAGCGTTTAGGAGTAGCTCAAGCTATTTTACATAAGCCTGCATTGCTTTTACTAGACGAACCAACAAATGGTCTAGACCCAGCGGGAATGAGAGAATTTCGTACATATTTACAAACGCTTTGCACAGAAGAAGGAATTTCAATCTTAATCGCGAGCCACTTATTAAAAGAAGTAGAAGCATTGTGTGACCGCGTTGGTATTATTCAAGATGGTGAGTTAAAAGCAATTCAAGATCTATCTCCAAATCGTCAAGATCAAGGAATGTATGTAGAATTTGAAGTGTCTGACGCGCAAAAAGCAGTGGATCTTTTAACACAAGAATTTGAAGTGACGATGAGATCAGATATTATCGATGTAGCGATTGTAAAAGAGCAAATTCCAGCTGTGAATAGAAAATTAGTGGACAGCGACATTTTAGTCTACCGAATTACCCCTGTTTATGAGACGCTTGAAGATTCGTTTATGTCCGTTACGGAAGGAGAGCACCATGCTTAA
- a CDS encoding ABC transporter permease, whose amino-acid sequence MLKLIQNEHMKWFHKRSTKITLITIGILTLCMALLMKKVANSAGTEENILNFLSFSSGMLILVQFFALAVGGSIVSKEFEAGTIKLLLIRPARRSTILTSKYITLILISLYYLLSYLLFSFVWGALFFGFTSLEGDAQLLKHITLTYDSAYMETFMMMTFAFMLSSLFRNSALASSLAIVVSIGAKAVTRLVSELDLWWGKFLLFANTDFVQYMDGMKPMFDGMTIPFSIFILIAHFVFFMGVAWVAFLKRDVAN is encoded by the coding sequence ATGCTTAAGTTAATTCAAAATGAACATATGAAATGGTTTCACAAAAGAAGTACAAAAATCACGCTTATTACAATTGGCATTTTAACTCTTTGTATGGCTCTTTTAATGAAGAAAGTGGCAAACAGTGCAGGGACAGAAGAAAACATTTTGAACTTCCTGTCATTTAGTTCAGGTATGCTGATTCTTGTTCAATTTTTCGCTCTTGCTGTGGGGGGATCGATTGTTTCAAAAGAGTTTGAAGCAGGTACTATTAAGCTTCTTTTAATTCGCCCGGCTAGACGTTCAACGATTTTAACATCCAAGTACATAACGCTCATTTTAATTAGCTTGTATTATTTACTGAGCTATTTACTTTTTTCGTTTGTATGGGGAGCATTGTTCTTTGGATTTACCAGTCTAGAAGGAGATGCGCAGCTGCTTAAACATATTACGCTTACGTATGACAGTGCGTATATGGAAACGTTCATGATGATGACGTTCGCATTTATGCTGTCGTCTTTATTTAGAAATAGCGCGCTTGCTTCAAGTTTAGCTATCGTTGTGAGTATCGGTGCGAAAGCTGTAACCCGATTAGTATCGGAGCTAGATTTATGGTGGGGGAAATTTTTATTATTTGCCAACACGGACTTTGTGCAGTATATGGACGGAATGAAGCCGATGTTTGACGGAATGACAATTCCATTTTCAATCTTTATCTTAATAGCGCATTTTGTCTTCTTTATGGGCGTAGCATGGGTAGCGTTTTTGAAACGTGACGTAGCTAATTGA
- a CDS encoding Na+/H+ antiporter NhaC family protein yields MEQQKGNGWALLPLGVFLVLFVGSGIITGDFYKLPVLVAIIIAAIVALAMNRKDSLNVKVERFAKGAGHPDIIIMVLIFILAGAFSEVAKGMGAVDSTVNLALSVLPQSLVVVGIFVIGAFISISMGTSMGTIAALGPIAVGISEQAHVSITLAIAAVVGGAMFGDNLSVISDTTIAAVRTQKTNMTDKLKVNFFIVLPAAIVTVILLLVMTLGNTSSVEIKDFSWFKILPYIGVLAAAIFGANVLSILTGGIVLAGVIGLADGSYTLSSLAKTVTEGIGGMSELIILSLLIGGMVELIRYNGGINFLLNLLTRRIQTKKGGEFSIAGLVSLTNLATANNTISIITAGPLAKEISDKYSIDNRKSASLLDLFSCSVQGLIPYGAQMLLAAGFAKVSPIEIIPFTFYPMLTAVCGIIAIVIGFPRLNKKSKSSKEAA; encoded by the coding sequence ATGGAACAACAAAAAGGAAACGGCTGGGCGCTGTTACCGCTGGGCGTCTTTTTAGTCCTGTTTGTCGGATCAGGAATTATAACGGGAGATTTTTATAAGCTGCCGGTATTAGTAGCTATCATCATTGCAGCCATTGTGGCGCTGGCTATGAACCGCAAAGATTCACTTAATGTAAAAGTTGAACGTTTTGCTAAAGGAGCAGGGCATCCTGATATCATTATTATGGTGCTTATTTTCATTTTAGCAGGTGCTTTTTCCGAAGTCGCTAAAGGCATGGGAGCTGTTGATTCAACGGTAAACTTAGCTCTGTCTGTGCTTCCGCAAAGCTTAGTGGTAGTCGGAATCTTTGTTATTGGCGCATTCATTTCAATTTCGATGGGAACGTCAATGGGAACAATCGCTGCGTTAGGGCCTATCGCTGTAGGAATCAGTGAGCAAGCGCATGTATCCATTACACTGGCAATTGCGGCCGTTGTTGGTGGTGCAATGTTTGGAGATAATTTATCCGTAATTTCTGATACGACCATTGCAGCAGTTCGTACGCAAAAAACAAATATGACAGATAAATTAAAAGTAAACTTTTTTATTGTACTTCCTGCAGCGATCGTTACGGTGATTTTATTGCTTGTAATGACGCTTGGCAACACGTCTTCAGTAGAAATTAAAGATTTTAGCTGGTTTAAAATCTTGCCTTATATCGGTGTGCTAGCAGCGGCAATATTTGGTGCAAACGTATTAAGCATTTTAACCGGAGGCATTGTACTAGCCGGCGTGATCGGATTAGCTGACGGAAGCTACACGCTTTCTTCTCTTGCTAAAACTGTGACAGAAGGTATTGGCGGAATGTCGGAATTAATTATTTTATCTCTTTTAATTGGCGGAATGGTTGAGCTAATTCGCTATAACGGCGGTATTAATTTCTTATTGAACTTATTAACACGGCGCATTCAAACAAAAAAAGGCGGAGAATTCAGTATCGCTGGATTAGTAAGTTTAACAAATTTAGCAACGGCTAATAACACGATTTCAATTATTACGGCAGGTCCGTTAGCGAAAGAAATCTCTGATAAGTATTCAATTGATAATCGTAAATCAGCCAGTCTGCTCGACTTGTTTTCATGCAGCGTTCAAGGGCTTATCCCTTATGGTGCACAAATGCTTCTAGCAGCAGGATTTGCCAAAGTGTCACCGATTGAGATTATTCCATTTACATTCTATCCAATGTTAACAGCGGTTTGCGGTATCATTGCAATTGTAATTGGTTTTCCTCGGTTAAATAAAAAATCAAAATCATCTAAAGAAGCTGCGTAA
- a CDS encoding LacI family DNA-binding transcriptional regulator — translation MTNIRDIAKKAGVSVSTVSRVLNHHPYVKEEKRRLVEKVIQELNYEQNINAVHLSKGKTNMIAVVLPFINHPYFSLLLEGVASQALEKQYQLVICQTNYDLKKEEEALHMLKTKQVDGVIICSRASSWSTIEYYQQYGPIAVCENVQNRSIRSVYVDHYAAFQQALMYLKEKGYRDIGYCIGRMTGTNSQQRQQAYKEYVKRINQPYQPEWVFQDCLNVTDGEKVVKKLVQMKNRPQALLVTNDQVAIGIKAQCEQAGISVPGDLAIIGFDNHPLSSYLQITTIELPLKEMGETLFTLVGNKVPQKVELPFRFIERESV, via the coding sequence ATGACAAATATCCGAGATATCGCAAAAAAAGCTGGTGTATCTGTTTCAACTGTATCCCGGGTGCTAAATCATCATCCGTATGTAAAAGAAGAAAAGCGCCGGCTGGTAGAAAAAGTTATTCAAGAACTTAATTATGAACAAAACATTAATGCGGTTCACTTATCAAAAGGAAAAACGAATATGATTGCCGTCGTATTACCCTTTATTAATCATCCGTATTTCAGCCTGCTTTTAGAAGGAGTGGCCTCTCAAGCGTTAGAAAAGCAGTATCAGCTTGTTATTTGTCAGACGAACTATGATTTAAAAAAAGAAGAAGAAGCGCTTCATATGCTAAAAACAAAGCAAGTTGATGGAGTGATTATTTGTTCTAGAGCAAGCAGTTGGAGCACAATTGAATATTATCAGCAGTACGGGCCGATAGCCGTGTGCGAAAACGTACAGAATCGTTCTATTCGCTCCGTATACGTCGATCATTATGCAGCTTTTCAGCAGGCGCTTATGTATTTAAAAGAAAAAGGATATAGGGATATTGGATATTGTATTGGAAGAATGACTGGTACAAATAGTCAACAGCGGCAACAAGCATACAAAGAATATGTAAAAAGAATAAATCAGCCTTATCAGCCGGAATGGGTTTTTCAAGACTGTTTGAACGTGACAGATGGTGAAAAAGTGGTAAAAAAATTGGTGCAGATGAAAAATCGACCTCAGGCGCTTTTAGTCACAAACGATCAAGTGGCTATCGGAATAAAAGCTCAGTGCGAACAAGCTGGTATTTCAGTTCCTGGCGATTTAGCTATCATTGGTTTTGATAATCATCCACTTTCTTCTTATTTACAAATCACAACGATAGAACTTCCTCTTAAGGAGATGGGCGAAACGCTTTTTACATTAGTTGGAAACAAGGTGCCTCAGAAAGTTGAGCTACCTTTTCGATTTATTGAGCGTGAAAGTGTATGA
- a CDS encoding transcriptional regulator SplA domain-containing protein: protein MIVEKKEYQVGDQVFVIYRNPHTANVANINQAEIVEHPENKDEKALFLHESYHLLAEDDAVYSTYEEAEKMYNKIFDYEQYD, encoded by the coding sequence ATGATCGTGGAGAAAAAAGAATATCAAGTGGGAGATCAAGTATTTGTTATTTACCGAAATCCTCATACGGCAAACGTTGCTAATATTAATCAAGCTGAAATTGTGGAACATCCTGAAAATAAAGATGAAAAAGCGCTGTTTTTACATGAGTCTTATCATTTGTTAGCTGAAGATGATGCCGTGTATTCAACGTATGAAGAAGCCGAAAAAATGTATAACAAGATATTTGATTATGAACAATATGATTGA